In Primulina huaijiensis isolate GDHJ02 chromosome 4, ASM1229523v2, whole genome shotgun sequence, the DNA window TGCAAGTATGAAATAATGATTATGTTATAATTTGGGAGTCCACATTGCTTGTGGTTGAGATAATGACAATTAAAGTTTTAGATATTATGGTTCACATTTCAAGaaattgaatataaaatttaaatattctttACTTCAATGAACTAATAGATTATTAGCATTTTTCATGTTTGAACCTGATCAAATTTGTTACAAATATATGTGAATCCTATCTGACACTTGAtgaatcattttttatttgatttggctCAGATTAGAGTTTTTGTTCAAGTTCTTCAATCATATAATTGTGAAGATAAAATGAACTATCCTGGTTGGCTTTCAGCTGACTGATCCACCATTCATGCTAGCTAGTTCCGATGTCTGCTGCATCGACTTTCCGAGCTTCTATAGATCGAGGGTAGTTCCGACTCGACTAATATGGAACAACTACGATACAAGGATCCAGAGTTGTGTTTTTGCTTTTCTTGATTGTGCTATCTGAATTTCTTTTGTGATTAAGGATATGAAATAGTTTCAGGAGTTGTCAAAGGCCCATTATTAACAGCTCAAACCTCAAATATCGAGGATGCTACGATATAATTTTCCTCTTGTAAAAGAACATGTATCCTTATCATTATTAGCACAGACTACACCAATAATTcacaaggaaattgattttccTAGTGATTACACTTCATGAATTAGGATATGGAAAAATAGCTCAATAAAGGCAGAGTATAATTTACTTCGGCAGATAAAGAACCAAACACAAACAAGAAAAACTTAACAAGATTTCTCAGTTCTTTTCACTTGCCCTTCTGCTGATTGACCACAACTTGCTGAACATTCTTTTCGGCCTATCAGGAACCATGCTTAAGGAGTTGAGTTTTGTAGATTTTTCGACTCCATCTGGGAACTTTGGATCTGAGTTGTTCTCTTCTACCGGTTTCATTTTCTGAGTAGAAACATTCGAGTATGGCGATTTATGGCCTGATACACTCAACTGATCTTCTGCTGGCATGTTGGTGCTAAAAGAAGAAGCGTGCTTTAGAGGGTTCTTGTGTGCTGCTAATAAGGCCTTGATTTCGCTCGGCAACTCAGCCATTTGGCCACCATTCTGCGCTGTTCGAGCTTGCTCGAAGAAGAGAACTTGCACTACAACTCTTAACGGGAGCATTTCATTTTGTGCAGCATGCATACCAGCTTCCAGTGATAACTTTTTGCAGTCCAATATACGACATAAGCTCTTCCGTTCGCTCTTATTGAGTTCAGGATGTACCTATACAATTAGTTGAAAAATCCATTAGTAAGAGTTCTTtctttacaaaattaaatatattttctataatttacCTTTAAATAAATGTCAATGGCTTTGTACAATTCATCATGTGTAAGCCTGGAGAATTCTGGAATAGCTTCCGCAATGGCAATGAACTTCGACAAAGGCAAATTCTTTTCACGGGCGATTTCTTGGAGATACTTATCCACAAGCTTTCCCACCTTAAGTTTTGAGCTGTGTGAGGCAGAAGATGATCGCCGACTTTCTTGAAACTCGAAATCGAGGTTTTCAGCAGATCGAGACCTCCGCCTTTCAAACTTTTTCTTGATTCTCGGAGGGCTTATTGGGGGACTCTGCCCTTTTAACGTGAACTGTTCTAATATGTTCAAAACTATATCCACATCATATGCCAGGCCATTTTTGGATGATAAACTAGGTATTAACAAATCACCAAGTGTTGCTTCATCCAACTGAATACCAACCTTTCTTACAAGTTCCATTTTTGTAGTGGAAGAAGCTTTCAAAATATTACAAGCCTTTAATAATTTCAACAAAAAGCTGCAAGACGCAGCACCTTTCTCAGCTGGTAGTAAGCTAACTACTGATTCTAAGAGCAGCCTAGATTTCAAACTTTTCTCTCCATTCGAATCCAACCCACGATCTGATTTGGCATCCTTTTCCATATCAGTGAATTTGGGCAAATCAGGTAGCCATCGTGATGCATAAATTCGCAACGCATCACCAATAAGATTCGAAGGAACCTTCCCACCAGCTTTAACGACAATCATTGTTCTCCAATAAAGATCAATCCCCAATTCCGCCACGTCTTCCCCCCACCATCCTTTAGTACTACTACCCACAGCCTTATTCATACGACACTCGGATCCATTACACGACAGATTGTCCCTCTCCTTTCTTGAATAACTGTGTGATAAGTTCACCTTTGTGGGATTGGTTAAAACTTTAGAGGCAATGGATTCAATACATCTAACAGTAATCCCAAGATCCTCTGATAACAAAGGGGAGGCTTTGGTAGTTTGCAAAGTTACAATTGAGTCCCTCCAACCATGGAGGATACAAGAATTGAAGAACACTTCAATCTTGCATATCAAATTACCCTTTTCAACATCTTCTGTCATTTGAAGATACTCGGCCGCACATCGGACTGATACAAGGTTATAAGCACTGAGAGTGATTGTTATGCCATAGCAGAACTTTGCACAGACTTCAAATGCCTCCAGTCCTGCTGGGAAATCAGGGATTTGGACTATCTGGATCTGGGAAGCTTCAGGGCTTTCTAAGCACAAGCTCTGCAACCTCAGACTCTTCGACAAAAGCGGAAACTGTGCAATGAAAACCTCAAAAGTATCAAATTTCTTGCAtccaataatcatattttaatcagttgaaaacataaaaaaaaattgtgttggAATTTGAATTTACCTTATGGAGTAAGTATCTGCTTCCCTTGACTTGGATGATAAGATCACTTGAAACCTCAGATGATACAGACCTGAATCAAGAAACACATAGATTCCAACCATTTGTCATCAAACAAATTAACCCAAATAACTATGTACAAAAATTCTTGTTAGAAACTGAAAGAATCCAATATAAAACAAAACAGatgaaagaagaagaaaaaattgaaattcgaaaTTACCTTACAGACTCTGTGGCATAGAAAGTGTCGGGGCGAGATCCAAGCTTCATAAACTTCATCTTCTGAACCTTCTATTTTGACACTAAACTGTAGAATTTACCAGAAAAAAAAGTCAGCACCATTTCAGaatcaaacaaaaacaaacTGAAAACTTCACTGTTCTACACTAGCAATAACACAGAAAATGTCACCTCCAGCTGCAAACAAGATCTTTTTGTCGGAGATTGGTGTAATTTAAATTCTTGGAAAAGTAAACGGAAAACAAAATAATCCCAACAACCTCAGAGGAAACTTGAAGTTGAAGAAGAACAAATTTCAAGAATTAAGGAACACTCCAAGAAAATtgcattttcaagaaaattaaagcACTGTTGTGATAACCCTTTTACATAAGTCAAATTCTCCACCAAAATCGAAATGGACATGCAAAAAGAATCCTCCTTCATAGCtattacataatattttttcaaaaaaaaaaaaacacttaaaCAGCAACATGTCACCGAATTTAGGTAAGATacgagagaaaaaaaaaacgacaCCAACCTGAAGATTTTAATGTTTTTCCCCCTTTTGATGCTCACAAGTTACTTCCAATCATTTCTCAACTGGGATTTTTCCCCTTTTGCAGTATTGTTTTTTTAGCTCAGGAGGCTGCTAAGCCCACCGTCGCAGCGTGCAGGCAATGAGAGAAAGGCGACGCC includes these proteins:
- the LOC140975401 gene encoding BTB/POZ domain-containing protein At1g67900-like → MKFMKLGSRPDTFYATESVRSVSSEVSSDLIIQVKGSRYLLHKFPLLSKSLRLQSLCLESPEASQIQIVQIPDFPAGLEAFEVCAKFCYGITITLSAYNLVSVRCAAEYLQMTEDVEKGNLICKIEVFFNSCILHGWRDSIVTLQTTKASPLLSEDLGITVRCIESIASKVLTNPTKVNLSHSYSRKERDNLSCNGSECRMNKAVGSSTKGWWGEDVAELGIDLYWRTMIVVKAGGKVPSNLIGDALRIYASRWLPDLPKFTDMEKDAKSDRGLDSNGEKSLKSRLLLESVVSLLPAEKGAASCSFLLKLLKACNILKASSTTKMELVRKVGIQLDEATLGDLLIPSLSSKNGLAYDVDIVLNILEQFTLKGQSPPISPPRIKKKFERRRSRSAENLDFEFQESRRSSSASHSSKLKVGKLVDKYLQEIAREKNLPLSKFIAIAEAIPEFSRLTHDELYKAIDIYLKVHPELNKSERKSLCRILDCKKLSLEAGMHAAQNEMLPLRVVVQVLFFEQARTAQNGGQMAELPSEIKALLAAHKNPLKHASSFSTNMPAEDQLSVSGHKSPYSNVSTQKMKPVEENNSDPKFPDGVEKSTKLNSLSMVPDRPKRMFSKLWSISRRASEKN